The following are from one region of the Bacillus methanolicus MGA3 genome:
- a CDS encoding dihydroorotate dehydrogenase electron transfer subunit, giving the protein MIKNELCTVVSQQEIADSIYELTLSGELVNDMDSPGQFVHIKVGGGNDPLLRRPISISSINKKDLQFTMIYRKQGRGTSALSEKKYGDTVDVLGPLGNGFPLKELQKGETALLVGGGIGVPPLYELSKRLVSQGVKTVHVLGFQTKSAVFYEEAFSCLGPTFIATADGSYGTKGFVTDAIKQREIQFDVLYACGPTPMLKALETAYPDKKVYLSLEERMGCGIGACFACVCHTGEDPGGYTYKKICNDGPVFAAGEVIL; this is encoded by the coding sequence ATGATCAAAAATGAATTATGTACTGTTGTTTCCCAACAAGAGATTGCAGACTCCATTTATGAGCTCACCCTAAGCGGTGAGCTTGTAAATGACATGGATTCACCTGGTCAATTTGTGCATATAAAAGTTGGCGGCGGGAACGATCCGCTATTAAGAAGGCCGATCAGCATATCAAGCATTAATAAGAAGGACCTTCAGTTTACAATGATTTACCGAAAACAAGGCAGAGGCACTTCCGCCCTATCTGAAAAAAAATACGGTGATACGGTTGATGTACTAGGTCCATTAGGAAATGGTTTCCCACTTAAAGAATTACAAAAAGGTGAAACAGCTCTCCTTGTCGGTGGAGGCATCGGTGTGCCGCCGTTATACGAATTATCGAAACGATTGGTCAGTCAAGGAGTTAAAACGGTTCATGTACTTGGATTTCAGACAAAATCAGCTGTTTTTTATGAAGAGGCTTTTTCCTGCCTCGGACCGACTTTTATAGCGACAGCAGATGGATCATATGGAACGAAAGGTTTTGTTACCGATGCAATAAAACAAAGGGAAATCCAATTTGATGTGCTTTATGCTTGTGGACCAACACCGATGTTAAAAGCGCTCGAAACAGCGTATCCCGATAAAAAAGTTTACTTATCGCTCGAAGAAAGAATGGGCTGCGGCATCGGAGCGTGTTTTGCCTGTGTTTGCCATACAGGTGAAGATCCGGGCGGATATACGTATAAAAAGATTTGCAATGACGGGCCTGTTTTTGCAGCGGGGGAGGTTATTTTATGA
- a CDS encoding dihydroorotate dehydrogenase: protein MNRLKVELPGLSLKNPVMPASGCFGFGKEYSQFYDLSILGAIMIKATTLEPRFGNPTPRVAETSAGMLNAIGLQNPGLEKVLTEELPRLEQYDVPIIANVAGSSEEDYVAVAKEISKAPNVYALELNISCPNVKTGGIAFGTIPEVAKNLTKQVKEVSEVPVYVKLSPNVTNIVEIAKAVEDGGADGLTMINTLLGMRIDVKSGKPILANGTGGLSGPAIKPVAIRMIFEVSQHVSLPIIGMGGIQCAEDVIEFFYAGASAVAVGTANFIDPYVCPKIIEELPQLLTELGIDHISECTGRSWNKREQPANYRP, encoded by the coding sequence ATGAATCGATTGAAAGTGGAACTGCCGGGTTTAAGCTTAAAAAATCCGGTTATGCCGGCATCGGGATGTTTTGGTTTCGGGAAGGAATACAGTCAGTTTTATGATTTGAGCATCCTTGGAGCAATTATGATTAAAGCAACGACCCTTGAACCGAGATTCGGCAACCCAACTCCCCGTGTTGCTGAAACATCTGCAGGTATGCTGAATGCGATTGGTTTGCAAAATCCGGGCTTAGAGAAGGTGTTGACAGAAGAACTTCCAAGACTCGAACAGTACGATGTCCCGATTATCGCTAACGTAGCAGGCTCCAGTGAAGAAGATTATGTGGCTGTTGCAAAAGAAATTTCCAAGGCTCCAAATGTTTATGCACTTGAATTAAACATTTCTTGTCCGAATGTAAAAACCGGCGGAATTGCGTTTGGAACGATTCCTGAGGTTGCGAAAAACTTAACAAAACAAGTAAAAGAAGTTTCAGAGGTTCCTGTTTATGTGAAGCTCTCTCCAAATGTCACAAATATTGTCGAAATTGCGAAAGCAGTTGAAGACGGCGGAGCAGATGGTTTAACAATGATCAACACTCTTCTTGGGATGAGAATTGATGTAAAATCAGGCAAGCCAATTTTAGCAAATGGGACAGGGGGATTATCCGGTCCGGCGATTAAGCCTGTTGCTATTCGAATGATTTTTGAAGTCAGCCAACATGTTTCACTTCCGATAATTGGCATGGGAGGAATTCAGTGCGCAGAAGACGTCATTGAATTTTTTTATGCCGGGGCAAGCGCCGTTGCTGTCGGAACGGCCAATTTTATCGATCCGTATGTTTGTCCGAAAATCATTGAAGAATTACCCCAATTGCTGACTGAACTAGGGATTGATCATATCAGTGAGTGTACGGGAAGGAGCTGGAACAAGCGTGAACAACCCGCTAATTATCGCCCTTGA
- the pyrF gene encoding orotidine-5'-phosphate decarboxylase — translation MNNPLIIALDFPNKQDVFKFLELFQGEKLFLKVGMELFYQEGPPIIYELKEKEHQIFLDLKLHDIPNTVKSAMKGLAHLGCDLVNVHAAGGKEMMMAALEGLDAGTISGHKRPGCIAVTQLTSTTEEQMKREQLIGVSLEESVLQYALLAKESGLDGVVCSTHEVAMIRNQIGDSFWTVTPGIRLTEDNIHDQKRIATPEFARKNGATAIVVGRSITRAKEPFEIYQTIKKQWEGVLQ, via the coding sequence GTGAACAACCCGCTAATTATCGCCCTTGATTTTCCTAATAAACAAGACGTCTTTAAATTCCTTGAACTTTTTCAAGGAGAAAAACTGTTTTTAAAAGTTGGAATGGAACTTTTCTATCAAGAAGGTCCGCCCATTATTTACGAATTAAAAGAAAAAGAGCATCAAATTTTTCTTGATTTAAAGCTTCACGATATTCCTAACACTGTTAAAAGTGCGATGAAGGGCCTTGCCCACCTTGGCTGCGATCTAGTAAATGTCCATGCTGCAGGTGGAAAAGAAATGATGATGGCAGCTCTTGAGGGTCTGGACGCAGGAACGATATCAGGGCATAAAAGGCCAGGTTGTATTGCTGTTACACAGCTGACAAGCACGACAGAGGAGCAGATGAAAAGAGAGCAGTTAATTGGTGTTTCCCTTGAAGAATCTGTATTGCAATATGCTTTGTTAGCGAAAGAGTCAGGACTTGACGGAGTTGTTTGTTCCACACATGAAGTTGCGATGATTCGAAATCAAATTGGTGATTCTTTTTGGACGGTAACCCCGGGCATCAGGTTAACAGAAGATAATATCCACGATCAAAAGCGAATTGCTACACCGGAATTTGCAAGAAAAAACGGTGCAACAGCAATTGTTGTCGGACGGTCGATTACGAGGGCAAAAGAACCGTTCGAAATCTATCAAACCATTAAAAAGCAATGGGAAGGGGTACTACAATGA
- the pyrE gene encoding orotate phosphoribosyltransferase, whose amino-acid sequence MKQFIAEKLLEIGAVSLKPNDPFTWASGLRSPVYCDNRLTLSYPEVRREIAKGLKTLILEKFPDVEMIAGTATAGIPHAAWVSELLDLPMCYVRSKRKGHGKGNQIEGKVLQGQKVVVIEDLISTGGSVITAVEALREAGCQVLGAVSIFTYELEKGKKLLKEANVTAYSLTDFSILSEIAKEKGYIDPVDIETLADWRKDPEKWGKEKSESM is encoded by the coding sequence ATGAAACAATTCATTGCTGAAAAATTATTGGAAATCGGCGCAGTTTCTTTAAAACCAAATGATCCATTCACATGGGCATCAGGACTCCGATCCCCGGTTTATTGCGATAATCGGCTTACCCTTTCTTATCCGGAAGTAAGAAGAGAAATTGCCAAAGGACTAAAAACTTTAATATTGGAAAAATTTCCTGACGTTGAAATGATTGCAGGCACTGCAACTGCTGGCATACCCCATGCAGCATGGGTCAGTGAATTGCTTGATTTGCCAATGTGCTATGTTCGTTCCAAACGAAAGGGGCATGGCAAAGGAAATCAAATTGAAGGAAAAGTTTTGCAAGGCCAAAAGGTTGTAGTCATCGAAGATTTAATTTCAACGGGAGGAAGTGTCATAACAGCAGTTGAAGCTTTGCGAGAAGCCGGCTGTCAAGTTTTAGGGGCAGTTTCAATTTTTACTTACGAGCTGGAAAAGGGAAAAAAACTTCTAAAAGAAGCAAACGTTACAGCCTATTCGTTGACGGATTTCTCAATCTTGAGCGAAATTGCAAAAGAAAAGGGATATATTGATCCTGTAGATATAGAGACGCTTGCAGATTGGCGAAAAGATCCTGAAAAATGGGGGAAGGAAAA